The following proteins are co-located in the Bubalus bubalis isolate 160015118507 breed Murrah chromosome 23, NDDB_SH_1, whole genome shotgun sequence genome:
- the LOC102399737 gene encoding scavenger receptor cysteine-rich domain-containing protein SCART1: MRLALWALGLGVLLLRARAAPTGGPDGLRLAYRPSPCDGVVLVRHEGTWGHVCNREWTLKEASVVCRQLGCGGAVGAPKYVPLPGETVQPWLHNVSCRGDEASLWGCSLGAWTKSACPYEWVVVALCSNGTFREVRLVKGRSPCAGLPEIRNVNGVDRLCGLHQEEATVFCRELGCGPALQAPRQDGSVTRKYMTCGGDELTIRNCRLNNKFRSGCDFQRDSQVVCSEHTEARLVGGEHSCAGRLEVRRGLTWGTVCDADLDLATAHVVCRELQCGAAVSTPQGAHFGQGSGLVWAEAFRCAGNESLLFHCHREPGHQCGHGQDAGLRCSEFRLVNGSSACEGRVELQVQGAWAPLCAAHWDLADATVLCHQLDCGNAVATPPGGHFGGGASALWPDEVHCVGTEPYLWNCAVSTLGVPACGPGDAAAAVCSGLPDALRLRDGQSRCDGRVEVSLDGVWGRVLDEAWDLRGAAVVCRQLGCGAAERAYEAAAPARGAVPLGLSRVRCAGTEPRLTRCNVSAAPLVSVGASRDAGVVCSGSLQVRLAAGPGRCAGRVELFQAGEWGTVCDDGWDLRDAQVVCRQLGCGHALGAPGAAHFGAGAGRIWMDELACEGHEAALWRCPSRGWGRHDCSHKEDAGVLCSESVALRLRGGAGPCAGWLDVFHNGTWGAVCSNALKDASLSIICQQLGCGERGWLENRPGHTSLGTSWVDNIQCRQLRSSTLWQCPSAPWHPHSCTRGEEVWITCAGSSGTTTQDSGEALNCSSMGSCPEEGELRVRGGEDRCSGRVELWHAGSWGTVCDDSWDLADAEVVCRQLGCGRAVDALAGAAFGPGSGPVWLDEVGCRGSEASLWGCPSEPWGRGDCGHKEDAGVRCASDTGAVTLRSASGSPLVPAPALEAGTLPMALGLALGTLLLVTSLVLGAQWFRGRGACRGSGMSGSLPSEGVYEDIGAAAAGEKDEAAGASAAAALEEEYDDAAEPEPEEGDAEEGALLSPTGGALHSQGLLTPQAGKEDPSGLCPRTC; the protein is encoded by the exons ATGAGGCTGGCTCTCTGGGCCTTGGGACTCGGCGTCCTCCTCCTCAGGGCCAGGGCCGCCCCCACTG GTGGACCCGACGGCCTGCGGTTGGCCTACCGGCCCAGTCCATGCGACGGGGTGGTGCTGGTCCGGCATGAAGGGACGTGGGGACACGTGTGCAACCGGGAGTGGACGCTGAAGGAGGCGTCCGTGgtctgcaggcagctgggctgcGGTGGGGCCGTGGGCGCCCCCAAGTACGTCCCGCTGCCCGGAGAGACGGTGCAGCCCTGGCTCCACAACGTGTCCTGCAGGGGAGACGAGGCCTCCCTCTGGGGGTGCAGCCTGGGGGCCTGGACGAAGAGCGCGTGCCCCTATGAGTGGGTGGTGGTGGCTCTGTGCTCCA ACGGCACTTTCCGGGAGGTGCGGCTGGTGAAGGGCCGGAGCCCCTGTGCAGGGCTCCCTGAGATCAGGAATGTGAACGGGGTGGACCGCCTCTGTGGCCTGCACCAGGAGGAGGCCACAGTGTTCTGCCGGGAGCTGGGGTGCGGCCCTGCCCTGCAGGCCCCCCGCCAAGACGGCAGCGTCACCAGGAAGTACATGACCTGTGGGGGCGACGAGCTGACCATCCGGAACtgcagactgaacaacaagttccGCAGCGGCTGCGACTTCCAGCGAGACTCCCAGGTGGTCTGCTCAG AGCACACAGAGGCCCGGCTGGTGGGTGGCGAGCACTCCTGTGCTGGGCGCCTGGAGGTGAGGCGTGGCCTCACCTGGGGCACCGTCTGTGACGCTGACCTGGACCTGGCCACTGCCCACGTGGTGTGCCGGGAGCTGCAGTGCGGCGCAGCCGTGTCCACACCCCAGGGCGCCCACTTCGGCCAGGGCTCTGGGCTCGTCTGGGCCGAGGCCTTCCGCTGTGCGGGCAACGAGTCCCTGCTGTTCCACTGCCATCGGGAGCCGGGGCACCAGTGTGGGCACGGCCAGGATGCGGGGCTCAGGTGCTCAG AGTTCCGGCTGGTCAACGGCAGCAGCGCCTGTGAGGGGCGCGTGGAGCTCCAGGTCCAGGGGGCCTGGGCGCCCCTCTGCGCGGCCCACTGGGACTTGGCAGACGCCACGGTCCTCTGCCACCAGCTGGACTGTGGGAACGCGGTGGCCACACCGCCGGGGGGTCACTTTGGGGGCGGAGCCTCCGCGCTCTGGCCGGACGAGGTGCACTGCGTGGGGACAGAGCCCTACCTGTGGAACTGCGCCGTGAGCACCCTGGGGGTGCCCGCCTGTGGCCCCGGCGACGCAGCCGCCGCCGTCTGCTCAG GTCTCCCCGACGCCCTGCGGCTGAGGGACGGACAGAGCCGCTGCGATGGCCGCGTGGAGGTGTCCCTGGACGGGGTGTGGGGCCGCGTCCTGGACGAGGCCTGGGACCTGCGCGGCGCGGCCGTCgtgtgcaggcagctgggctgcGGAGCGGCGGAGCGAGCGTACGAGGCGGCGGCGCCCGCGCGCGGGGCGGTGCCCCTGGGGCTGAGCCGCGTGCGCTGTGCGGGCACCGAGCCCCGCCTGACGCGGTGCAACGTGTCGGCGGCCCCGCTGGTGTCCGTGGGGGCGTCGCGGGACGCGGGCGTCGTGTGCTCGG GGAGCCTCCAGGTGCGCCTGGCCGCGGGGCCGGGCCGCTGTGCGGGGCGCGTGGAGCTGTTCCAGGCGGGCGAGTGGGGCACCGTGTGTGACGACGGCTGGGACCTGCGGGACGCCCAGGTGGTGTGCCGGCAGCTGGGCTGCGGGCACGCGCTCGGCGCCCCGGGGGCCGCGCACTTCGGGGCCGGGGCTGGGCGCATCTGGATGGACGAGCTGGCCTGTGAGGGCCACGAGGCCGCGCTGTGGCGGTGCCCGTCGAGGGGCTGGGGCCGACACGACTGTAGCCACAAGGAGGACGCCGGTGTCCTCTGCTCAG AGTCAGTGGCCCTGAGGCTGCGAGGTGGCGCCGGGCCCTGTGCTGGGTGGTTGGACGTGTTCCACAACGGAACGTGGGGGGCCGTGTGCAGTAACGCCCTGAAGGacgcctccttgtccatcatctgCCAGCAGCTGGGCTGTGGGGAGCGGGGCTGGCTGGAGAACAGGCCGGGGCACACTAGCCTGGGCACCTCCTGGGTGGACAACATCCAGTGCCGCCAGCTGCGGAGCTCCACGCTGTGGCAGTGCCCCTCAGCCCCCTGGCACCCGCACTCTTGCACCCGTGGAGAGGAGGTCTGGATCACCTGTGCAG GATCATCAGGGACAACGACGCAGGATTCCGGGGAGGCCCTCAATTGCTCCTCGATGGGCAGCTGCCCAG AGGAGGGCGAGCTGCGCGTGCGCGGGGGTGAGGACCGCTGCTCCGGCCGCGTGGAGCTCTGGCATGCTGGCTCCTGGGGCACCGTGTGTGATGACTCCTGGGACCTGGCGGACGCCGAGGTCGTGTGCCGGCAGCTGGGGTGCGGCCGGGCTGTGGACGCCCTGGCGGGGGCTGCCTTCGGACCAGGCTCGGGGCCCGTGTGGCTGGATGAGGTGGGGTGCCGGGGCAGCGAGGCCTCCCTGTGGGGCTGCCCGTCGGAGCCGTGGGGCCGCGGAGACTGTGGGCATAAGGAGGATGCGGGCGTGCGCTGTGCAA gTGACACAGGGGCCGTCACCCTACGTTCAGCATCAG GCAGTCCTCTGGTCCCGGCGCCTGCCCTCGAGGCTGGGACTCTGCCCATGGCCCTCGGCCTGGCGCTCGGCACCCTGCTGCTCGTCACCTCACTGGTCCTGGGGGCACAGTGGTTCCGGGGCAGAGGCGCCTGCAGGG GTTCAGGAATGTCGGGGAGTCTGCCCTCAGAAGGTGTGTATGAGGACATTGGAGCTGCTGCCGCGGGGGAGAAAGACGAGGCTGCTGGAGCGTCCGCGGCCGCGGCGCTGGAGGAGGAGTATGACGACGCGGCGGAGCCCGAGCCCGAGGAGGGCGACGCGGAGGAGGGGGCCCTCCTGAGCCCCACGG GCGGGGCTCTTCATAGCCAGGGCCTCCTCACACCTCAGGCTGGGAAGGAAGACCCCAGCGGCCTCTGCCCCAGGACGTGCTGA